One Anthonomus grandis grandis chromosome 14, icAntGran1.3, whole genome shotgun sequence DNA window includes the following coding sequences:
- the LOC126744621 gene encoding uncharacterized protein LOC126744621, whose protein sequence is MNNIAPFPDPESFGLTSQQKEILLKYFGTHPYLMLGRYSEVFSTEDSAVLWFQLSQKLNNTIPEITQRSWRHWQQLWSRFSQELPRKQYLTQHEFHLLELLKRVKKLPFDDLFLSDLSQIMPTNRWQAILNCEEKLKKAEHKSSEDLNKVDDKETGLHSPTVEATKLPTLRCLESSEINVNQSNEMIEMSEKSETVQNIPKSKPKSDNAKVEILSDEKKNAKRYISEEDPNALTEANLFPNDFTESDSTDVETNMVDRKPEIEEQMATLTTITQSSVSNSRLSFGSAATSSQGQAKSEPDNTHHKARISNIEKALIKKFIKSDVIKMKYLKRKLKMENEYHKRKLTLMRDLLFLKKRKVKVEERQATALMRISRYLHRLMQNPRLRPEIL, encoded by the exons ATGAACAATATCGCTCCGTTCCCCGATCCGGAATCCTTTGGATTGACATCACAacaaaaggaaattttattgaaatatttcgGAACTCATCCTTACTTAATGTTAGGAAGATACTCCGAAGTCTTCTCGACAGAAGATAGTGCTGTCTTATGGTTCCAACTATCCCAGAAACTAAACAATACCATTCCAGAAATAACACAAAGAAGCTGGAGACATTGGCAACAACTTTGGAGTCGATTCTCTCAAGAACTACCTCGCAAACAGTACTTAACCCAACATGAGTTCCATTTGTTGGAATTACTAAAAAgggtaaaaaaattaccatttgaCGATTTATTCTTATCAGATTTAAGTCAGATTATGCCAACAAATAGATGGCAAGCTATTTTAAACTGTGAagagaaacttaaaaaggctgAACACAAAAGTAGTGAGGATCTCAATAAAGTTGATGATAAAGAGACCGGGCTACACTCCCCAACAGTTGAAGCTACTAAATTACCTACATTGAGATGTCTTGAGAGTAGTGAAATTAATGTTAATCAGTCAAATGAAATGATAGAGATGTCTGAAAAGAGTGAGACCGTACAAAATATTCCAAAGTCAAAGCCAAAAAGTGATAATGCCAAAGTAGAAATCTTGTCAGATGAAAAGAAG AATGCTAAAAGATATATATCAGAAGAAGATCCAAATGCATTAACTGAAGCTAATCTTTTCCCAAATGATTTCACTGAGAGTGATAGCACAGATGTAGAAACAAACATGGTAGATCGCAAGCCGGAGATTGAAGAACAAATGGCCACTTTAACAACCATTACTCAAAGTTCAGTAAGCAACTCGAGATTATCTTTCGGATCTGCGGCAACTTCTAGCCAAGGGCAAGCAAAAAGTGAGCCTGACAATACACACCACAAGGCCAGAATTTCAAACATAGAAAAAGCCTTGATAAAGAAGTTCATTAAAAGTGATGTCATCAAAATGAAATACTTGAAGAGAAAACTTAAGATGGAAAATGAGTAtcacaaaagaaaattaacctTGATGAGAGATTTATTATTCCTTAAAAAGCGAAAAGTCAAGGTTGAGGAAAGGCAAGCTACTGCGCTCATGAGGATCTCTAGATATTTACATCGGTTAATGCAAAACCCTCGATTAAGACCTGAAATACTATGA
- the LOC126744625 gene encoding peroxiredoxin-5, mitochondrial — MQVSKISLLTTKSLNRPVVSLVQRFLQTSVAKMVKVGDTLPSVDLFEDLPTNKVNLAELAKGKKIILFAVPGAFTPGCSKTHLPGYVAKADELKKQGISEIVCVSVNDPFVMGAWAKDQGTAGKIRMLADPSAALAKSLDLVVDIAPLGGTRSKRYSMVVEDGKITSLQVEPDGTGLSCSLADKIKL; from the exons CAGACCGGTCGTGTCATTAGTGCAAAGGTTTCTGCAAACTTCAGTAGCGAAAATGGTTAAG GTTGGTGATACTCTTCCCAGTGTAGATCTTTTTGAAGATCTTCCTACAAATAAGGTGAATCTTGCTGAGCTAGCCAAAGGAAAGAAAATAATTCTGTTTGCTGTTCCCGGAGCATTTACGCCAGGGTGTTCAAAg ACCCACTTGCCCGGATACGTAGCCAAGGCTGACGAACTAAAAAAGCAAGGCATCAGCGAAATAGTATGCGTGTCAGTTAACGACCCATTTGTTATGGGTGCATGGGCGAAAGATCAGGGAACGGCGGGCAAAATAAGAATGCTGGCCGACCCCTCCGCTGCTTTAGCAAAATCGTTGGATCTGGTAGTAGATATCGCTCCCCTGGGAGGT actcGTAGCAAGAGATACTCGATGGTTGTAGAGGATGGCAAAATCACATCTTTGCAGGTGGAACCTGATGGTACTGGTTTATCTTGCTCCTTagctgataaaattaaattgtaa